TCGCCGTAACGGCCCGCCCAGAACAGGTTCTCCGCCGAGCGGCTCGGCACGCGGCGGCGCTCGCGGTGCAGCTCGCCGGGCTTGATCGGGCTCGGCAGCAGCGTGAAGGTCGAACCGGGCTGGCTCGACAGCACCCAGGTATCCACACTGCTGCCGCCCATCTGCATCGATACGGATTCCTGATGTTCCGCCGCGAGGCGCGTGAAGCCGCCAGGCAGCACACGCCAGCCGCACTCCTGGTCGGCGATCGCGTAGACGCGCAAGACGGCCGGCCGCGCGCCGAGCATGCCGGCGCCGTTCTCGTAGCGCGGCGTGTAGCTGTAGCGCAGCGGCTGTTGCACCGTGAACGCGTCGGGCAACTGCTCGATGCGCTCGCGCCAGTCGGCGAGCGTTTGCAGGCCGGCGGCAAGGCCCGGCACCGTTGGCGCCGCCGACGCATTCGCCCCGCCCGGCCACGTCGGCACGAGCAGCGCCTCGGGCACCTGGGCAAGCGCGTCTTGCCATGCCGCGTCTTCGCCGCACCACCAGGTCGCGATACCCGGCAGCGCGAGGTCCTCGCCGAGCAGCGCACGCGCAATGCCGGGCATGAAGCCGTGCAGCGCGGGGGATTCGACGAAGCCCGCGCCCGGCACGTTCGAGACCATCACGTTGCCCGCGCGCATGACCTGCAGCAGCCCCGGCACGCCGATCGTCGAGTCGGCGCGCAGCTCGACCGGGTCGCAGAACGTGTCGTCGAGGCGGCGCAGCACCGCGTGCACGCGTTCGAGTCCATCCAGCGTCTTGAGGTACAGCATGTCGTCGCGCACCGTGAGGTCCTTGCCCTCGACGAGCGTGAGGCCGAGGTAGCGCGCGAGGAACACGTGCTCGAAGTAGGTTTCGCTGAACGGCCCCGGCGTGAGCAGCACGATATGCGCGGATGCGCCGCTCATGCTGCGCTCGTCGGCGCTCATGATCGCGCGCGCGGCCGCAGCGAGCGTGGCGACGAGCTGCGAATAGGAAGGCGCGAGGCGGTGCACCCGCATGGTGCGAAACGGCTCGGCGAAGAGGCTCGAGACGATGAGCCGGTTTTCGAGCAGGTAGCCGAGGCCCGAGGGCGCTTCGGTACGGTGCGAGACGACGGTCCACTGGCCTTCGGGCGAGCGCGCCAGGTCGAGGGCGACGATCTGCAGATACTGGCCCTCGGGCGGCACGAAGCCTTTCACGGCGCGCAGGTAGCCCGGGTGGCCGAACACCAGCGCGGGCGGCAGCAGGCCGCGCGCAAGCAGCGTTTGTGGCCCGTAGATATCGGCGACGATCTCGTTGAGCAGGCGCGCGCGCTGCGCTGCGCCGCGCTCGATCTGCGCCCATTCGGCTTCGTCGATGATGAACGGCAGCACGTCGAGCGACCACGGGCGCGGTCCGCCCGCGTCCGCGTAGACGTTATAAGTGATGTCGTTCTCGCGCACCTGGCGCTCGACCGATGCCGCCGCGCTGTCGAATCCCGCCACCCCCGGCTTGCCGAGCAGGCCGAAAAACTGCCGCCACGGCTCACGCAGTGCGCCTTCTGCCGTTTGCAGCTCGTCCCAGTGTCCGGCGCGCACCGGCAGCGTGCGCAGCGGCGCGCGCGCCTCGTCGTCGCTGGCGGAGGAATCGAACGGCAGGGTGGATTGGGTCGGCAAGATCGTGGGTCGTGGCAGCGCGCCTCATTCGCGAGGCGCGCCTTCGGTTAGGTCTATTGACGGGTTATCGGCCGCAATCAGCCGCGGCGTAGATCCAGTGTGAACGGAAATTCGAGGCTGCGCTCAGGCGGCGCCACTTCCACCGGCCCCGGCGTGTGGCCGGTCGTGAAGAAGCGCGAGCGCCGGCGGCTTTCGGCCTCGTAGGCGTTGACCGGAAACGTCTCGTAACTGCGGCCCCCTGGATGCGCAACATGATACTGGCATCCGCCGATCGCGCGGGCATTCCAGGTGTCGACGATATCGATCGTGAGCGGCGCGTGCACGCCGATGGTCGGATGCAGCGCCGCCGATTGCTGCCATGCGCGAAAGCGCACGCCCGCCACGCTCTCGCTCACGCGCCCGGTGGGCTGCAGCGGCAACGCGCGGCCGTTCACGCTGACGATATGGCGGTTTTCGTTGATGCCGAGCACGCGCACCTCGAGCCGCTCCACCGACGAATCGACGTAACGCACCGTGGTGCCGGCCCCGCCTTCTTCGCCCATCACGTGCCACGGTTCGAGCGCGTGGCGCACCGAGAGCGTCATGCCGCTCGTGTGCAACTCGCCCACCAGCGGGAAGCGGAATTCGAAGTGCGGCGCGAACCACGCGGCATCGAGCGCGAAACCGGCCTTGGACGTTTCGGCGAGCACGTCGTCGAAGTCCATCTGCACGAAGGTCGAGAGCATGAAGCGGTCGTGCAGTTCGGTGCCCCAGCGCGTGAGGCGCTGCGTGTACGGCGTTTTCCAGAAGCGCGCGACGAGCGCGCGCAGCAGCAGTTGCTGCGCGAGGCTCATGCGCGCGTGCGGCGGCATTTCGAAGCCGCGCAGTTCGAGCAGGCCGAGGCGCCCGGTCGGGCCGTCGGGCGAGTAGAGCTTGTCGATGCAGAACTCGGCGCGATGCGTGTTGCCCGTCACGTCGATGAGGATGTTGCGCAGCGTGCGGTCGATGAGCCAGGGCGGCACGCGCGGGCCGTTGTCGAAGGGGCTGCCGAAACCGCGCAGCAGATCGACCTGACGCTGGATCTCGGCGAATGCGACTTCCAGTTCGTAGACCTGATCGTTGCGCGCTTCGTCCACGCGCGGCGCCTGGCTCGTCGGCCCGATGAAGAGGCCCGAAAACAGATACGAAAGCGACGGATGGTTGTGCCAGTAGGCCACGAGGCTCGCGAGCAGGTCGGGGCGGCGCAGGAACGGGCTGTCGGCGGGCGTGGCGCCGCCGAGCACGAGGTGATTGCCGCCGCCGGTGCCGGTGTGCCGCCCGTCGAGCATGAACTTCTCGGTGGAGAGCAGCGTTTCGTGCGCGGCCTGATAGAGGAATTCGGTGCGCTCGACCAGTTCGTCCCAGCTCGATGACGGGTGGATGTTCACCTCGATCACGCCGGGGTCGGGCGTGACCTGGAGCATTTTCAGGCGCGGGTCGCGCGGCGGCGGATAGCCTTCGATCACGACAGGCAGCGCAAGGTCGGCGGCGGTGGCTTCGACGGCGGCGAGCAGATCGAGGTAATCGTCGAGTTCGGCGAGCGGCGGCATGAAGACGTGCAACTGGCCTTGCGCGCGGCCATAGGTTGCGGCTTCGGCTTTCGGCCCCGCGGCGCGCGCGGGGTCGCGCGCTTCGACGCACAGTGCGGTGCGGTGGATCCAGGCGGCGGACTCGCCGCGCTCGGGGTAGCGATGGGAAGCGGAGGGCACGCCGGTGCCTCCCGCACCTTCGGCGTAGGCGGCGCTTCCCCTGCTTCCCGCGCTCCCCTCGCTGCGCAACTGCGCGGCGGCTGCGTCAAAGTCCGCCTCGTACTGCATGCGCAACTCGGCCGCGCTGCGCAGCGGCGCCGGCGCAGCGAACGGATCGCGTGTGTGCTGCCACGGGTAGTCGCCCGCCGCGACCCACGGCAGCGAATCGAGCGGCAACCGGTAGCCCATCGGCGAGTCGCCGGGAATGAGGTACATGCGCTCGTCGCGGAAGAACCACGGGCCGCTGATCCAGCGCGGGCCCTGCAAGGCAGGCTGGGCCGCAAGAGGCTCGCCGCGCTCGCAGGCGAGCGGCAGCACATAGCCGGTCACGGTGTCGAGGCCCGAGTCGAAGACGCGGCGCAACCGCAGGCGCTCCATCTCGTCGTCGAGGCGCGAGTCGAACGGATCGACGTTCACGGGCAGGCGGCGCTCGCGCCACAGGTAATACCAGGTGTCCTCGTAGGCGGGCTGCACGTGTTCGGGATCGACCGCGAGCTTCGCAGCGAGGTGCGCGATGAAGCGCTGCGCGTCCCCGGCCGTGTGGTGGGTGAGCGAGCGCTCGTCGGCGAAGAGCGCGGGGTCGCGCCAGCAAGGTTCGCCGTCCGTGCGCCAGTAAAGCGACAGCGCCCAGCGCGGCAGCTGCTCGCCCGGATACCACTTGCCCTGGCCGATATGCAGAAAACCCAGCGCGCCGTAGTGTGCGCGCAACTTCTCCATCAGCGCGATGGCGTAGCGGCGCTTGGTCGGGCCGAGCGCGTCGGTGTTCCATTCGGGCGCGTCGCGGTCGCCCGCCGCCACGAAGGTCGGCTCGCCGCCCATCGTGAGGCGCACGTCCTGGCCCGCGAGCGCGGCGTCCACCTCGATGCCCATCGCGTGCATGTCGGCCCATTGCGCTTCGGTATAGGGCTTCGTCACGCGCGGCGTTTCGAGCACGCGCGAGATCGACATCGAATGCGAAAACTCGACTTCGCATTCGTCGAGCGCGCCCGAGATCGGCGCGGCGCTGCCGGGTTCCGGCGTGCACGCCACCGGAATATGGCCTTCGCCCGCGAGCAGCCCCGAGGTCGGATCGAGCCCGATCCAGCCCGCGCCCGGCAGATAGACCTCGCACCACGCGTGCAGGTCGGTGAAGTCGGCCTCGGCGCCCTGCGGGCCGTCGACCGCCTTGACGTCGGGCGTGAGCTGCAGCAGGTAGCCCGAGACGAAGCGCGCGGCGAGCCCGAGCTCGCGTAGCGTCTGCACGAGCAGCCAGCCGGTGTCGCGGCACGAGCCGGAGCCTTTCTCCAGCGTTTCCTCGGGCGTCTGCACGCCGGGCTCCATGCGGATCAGGTAGCCGATTTCGTGTTGCAGGCGCTGGTTCAGATCGACGAGGAAGTCGATGGTCACGCGCGGCGTGCGGTCGATCGACTCGACGAACGCGGCGAAGCGCGGCGTGGGCTCGGCGCGCACGAGATACGGCGCGAGTTCCGCGGCCAGTTCGGGCGCATAGGTGAACGGAAAACGCTCGGCGCTCGGCTCCAGAAAGAAGTCGAACGGGTTGTAGACCGCCATTTCCGCGACCAGGTCGATCGTGACGCGGAACTCGCGTGTCGGCTCGGGAAACGCGAGCCGCGCCTGATAGTTGGCGAACGGGTCCTGTTGCCAGTTGACGAAATGATCGGCGGGCTCCACGCGCATCGAATACGAGAGGATGGGCGTGCGGCAATGGGGCGCCGGGCGCAGGCGCACCACGTGAGGCGCGAGGCGCACGAGCCGGTCATAGCGATACTGCGTGACATGGTTTAACGCGACACGGATGGACACACCCGACTCCTCGATCGACGTGGATGGGACGGCTCAGAAGGGGAAAGCGGCGCACGGCGCAGCGTGCGTATGATGCAGACGGCGCGAGTGCGGGATGTGACAGCAGCGCTCGCGCGCGTGCGAGGCACGCCACGTGCTGCGTGAGGCGCTGCGGCCCGCGCGGCCATCACAGGAATGCGGCCATGAAGACCTTTCACTGCGACCACTGCAATCAGCTGGTGTTTTTCGAAAACGAGCACTGCGAGCGGTGCGAGGCGCGCCTGGGCTACGTGCCGCAGACGGGCGAGATGCATGCCTTCGAGGATGCGGGCGAAGGCTGCTGGCGCAGCCTGAACGCGCAGGCGGACGGCGCGCGCTTTCGCCAGTGCCACAACTACGCGGTCGAAAACGTCTGCAACGGCATGATCCCGGCCGATTCCGACGATACGCTGTGCCGCGCCTGCCAGTTCACGTGCACGATCCCCAACCTCTCGCAGCCCGAGAACCGCCTGTACTGGTATCGCCTCGAAACGGCCAAGCGGCGCCTGCTCTACACGCTGGGCGCGCTCGGACTGCCGCTCGTCACGTGTACCGAAGACCCCGAGCACGGCCTGCAATTCGAGTTTCTCGAAGAAACGGGCGATGGCCAGCCGGTCATGACGGGCCACGATCACGGCCTCATCACGATGAACATCGCCGAGGCCGATGACGCGCATCGCGAGCACACGCGCGTCTCGCTGCACGAGCCGTATCGCACCTTGCTGGGGCATTTCCGCCACGAGGTCGGCCATTACTATTTCGACCGCCTCATCGCGCAGGAGCCGACCGGGCGCTGGCTCGAACCGTTTCGCCGCCTCTTTGGCGACGAGCGCGCCGACTATGCCGAAGCGCTCGCCGCGCATTACGCCGAAGGCCCCGCGCCCGATTGGGCCGAGCGCCACGTGAGCGCGTATGCGTCGGTGCATCCGTGGGAGGACTGGGCGGAGACGTGGGCGCATTACCTGCACATCGTCGATACGCTCGACACGGCCACGGCCTGCGGTCTCGCGCTGCTGCCCGAGAGCCGCGACGAGCCTGTGCTGGTCGACCAGACGCCGGTGGACGAGGCGAGCTTCGACAGCCTCATGGCGCGCTGGTTTCCGCTCACCTATGCGCTCAACAGCCTGAACCGCAGCCTCGGCATGCCCGATGGCTATCCGTTCGCGCTGGCCACGCCTGTCATCGACAAATTGCGCTTCGTTCATCGCGTGATCTCGGCTTCGTCTTCGCGGTCGTGAACGCCCACGCGCCGCTTGCGTTCGTGCGTTCGTCGATACCCCGGCTCAGCGTTCGAGCACCCAGGTGTCCTTCGTGCCGCCGCCCTGCGAGGAATTGACCACGAGCGAGCCTTCGCGCAGCGCAACGCGCGTGAGCCCGCCCGGCACCATGCGCACTTCCTTGCCCGAGAGCACGAACGGGCGCAGGTCGATATGGCGCGGCGCGACGCCCGCTTCGACCCAGGTCGGGCAAGTGGAGAGCGAGAGCGTCGGCTGCGCAATGTATTTTTCCGGGTTCGCGACGAGCACCGCGCGGAATTCCTCGATTTCGGCGCGCGTGGCAGCGGGACCGATCAGCATGCCGTAGCCCCCCGCGCCGTGCGTTTCCTTCACGACCAGTTCCGGCAGATGGTCGAGCACGTATTGCAGGTCGTCGGCCTTGCGGCACATCCACGTGGGCACGTTCTTGAGCAGCGGCTCCTCACCCAGATAGAAGCGCACCATGTCGGGCACGTAGGGGTAGATCGACTTGTCGTCGGCCACGCCCGTGCCCACCGCGTTGCACAGCGTCACGTTGCCCTTGCGGTAGACGTTCATGAGGCCCGCCGCGCCGAGCGTCGAGTCGGAGCGGAACACGTGTGGATCGAGAAAGTCGTCGTCCACGCGCCGGTAGATCACGTCCACGCGTTGCGGGCCCTGCGTGGTGCGCATATAGAGGTGATCGTTCTCGACGAACAGGTCCTGGCCTTCCACGAGTTCGACGCCCATTTGCTGCGCGAGGAACGCGTGCTCGAAATACGCCGAGTTGTACATGCCCGGCGTAAGCAGCACGACCGTCGGGTTGTCGGTACCCGAAGGCGCGGCGGCGCGCAGCGTGTCGAGCAGCAGGTCGGGGTAGTGCGCGACCGGCGCCACGCGGTTGCGCACGAACAGGTCAGGAAAGAGCCGCATCATCATCTTGCGGTTTTCGAGCATGTACGACACGCCGGAGGGCACGCGCAGGTTGTCCTCCAGCACGTAGAACTCGCCCTCGCCGGCGCGCACGATATCGATGCCCGCGATATGCGCATAGATGTCGTGCGCGACATTGACGCCCTGCATCTCGGGGCGGTACTGCGCGTTACGCAGGATCTGGTCGGCGGGCACGATGCCGCGCTTGACGATCTCCTGCTCGTGATAAATGTCGCGGATAAAGCGGTTGAGCGCGTTCACGCGCTGGCGCAAGCCGCGTTCGAGCGTGTTCCACTCCTGGCGCTGGAAGATGCGCGGAATCACGTCGAAGGGAATCGTGCGCTCGGTGCCCGCGCCCGTGACGTCCTTTTCGCCATATACGGCGAAGGTGATGCCCACGCGCCGGAAGATGGCGTCGGCTTCGGCGCGCTTCTTGAGCATTTGCTGTTCGCTCTGGCTGCGCATCCAGGCGAAGAATTCGCGGTAATGGGCGCGCGGCTCGCCGGCCTGCGCGAACGCCGTGGCGGAGAGGCCGCGAACGTCGAATTCCCCGTACTCGAACATCTCGTTGAAGAATGTTTGCGTCATGTTCGTTTTTCCGTCCGCTGCTTTTCTGCGCTGTTGCTTCGCGCTTCTTCATACCGTTCGATCATCGGGCTGCATGGGGTCATGCAACTTCCATGCCGATGCCGGGCGGCGGCGTCTCATGCGCGTTGTTGGTGCGCGGCGACGCTCAGAACTCCATATCGAGTTCGTCGATGTCCTCGGTTTCCGACTGGGCCGCCGCGATCCATTCGGCGACGTAAGGCTGCTTGAGGATGCGCATGCAATA
This genomic window from Paraburkholderia acidiphila contains:
- a CDS encoding transglutaminase family protein, which gives rise to MSIRVALNHVTQYRYDRLVRLAPHVVRLRPAPHCRTPILSYSMRVEPADHFVNWQQDPFANYQARLAFPEPTREFRVTIDLVAEMAVYNPFDFFLEPSAERFPFTYAPELAAELAPYLVRAEPTPRFAAFVESIDRTPRVTIDFLVDLNQRLQHEIGYLIRMEPGVQTPEETLEKGSGSCRDTGWLLVQTLRELGLAARFVSGYLLQLTPDVKAVDGPQGAEADFTDLHAWCEVYLPGAGWIGLDPTSGLLAGEGHIPVACTPEPGSAAPISGALDECEVEFSHSMSISRVLETPRVTKPYTEAQWADMHAMGIEVDAALAGQDVRLTMGGEPTFVAAGDRDAPEWNTDALGPTKRRYAIALMEKLRAHYGALGFLHIGQGKWYPGEQLPRWALSLYWRTDGEPCWRDPALFADERSLTHHTAGDAQRFIAHLAAKLAVDPEHVQPAYEDTWYYLWRERRLPVNVDPFDSRLDDEMERLRLRRVFDSGLDTVTGYVLPLACERGEPLAAQPALQGPRWISGPWFFRDERMYLIPGDSPMGYRLPLDSLPWVAAGDYPWQHTRDPFAAPAPLRSAAELRMQYEADFDAAAAQLRSEGSAGSRGSAAYAEGAGGTGVPSASHRYPERGESAAWIHRTALCVEARDPARAAGPKAEAATYGRAQGQLHVFMPPLAELDDYLDLLAAVEATAADLALPVVIEGYPPPRDPRLKMLQVTPDPGVIEVNIHPSSSWDELVERTEFLYQAAHETLLSTEKFMLDGRHTGTGGGNHLVLGGATPADSPFLRRPDLLASLVAYWHNHPSLSYLFSGLFIGPTSQAPRVDEARNDQVYELEVAFAEIQRQVDLLRGFGSPFDNGPRVPPWLIDRTLRNILIDVTGNTHRAEFCIDKLYSPDGPTGRLGLLELRGFEMPPHARMSLAQQLLLRALVARFWKTPYTQRLTRWGTELHDRFMLSTFVQMDFDDVLAETSKAGFALDAAWFAPHFEFRFPLVGELHTSGMTLSVRHALEPWHVMGEEGGAGTTVRYVDSSVERLEVRVLGINENRHIVSVNGRALPLQPTGRVSESVAGVRFRAWQQSAALHPTIGVHAPLTIDIVDTWNARAIGGCQYHVAHPGGRSYETFPVNAYEAESRRRSRFFTTGHTPGPVEVAPPERSLEFPFTLDLRRG
- a CDS encoding zinc-binding metallopeptidase family protein; amino-acid sequence: MKTFHCDHCNQLVFFENEHCERCEARLGYVPQTGEMHAFEDAGEGCWRSLNAQADGARFRQCHNYAVENVCNGMIPADSDDTLCRACQFTCTIPNLSQPENRLYWYRLETAKRRLLYTLGALGLPLVTCTEDPEHGLQFEFLEETGDGQPVMTGHDHGLITMNIAEADDAHREHTRVSLHEPYRTLLGHFRHEVGHYYFDRLIAQEPTGRWLEPFRRLFGDERADYAEALAAHYAEGPAPDWAERHVSAYASVHPWEDWAETWAHYLHIVDTLDTATACGLALLPESRDEPVLVDQTPVDEASFDSLMARWFPLTYALNSLNRSLGMPDGYPFALATPVIDKLRFVHRVISASSSRS
- a CDS encoding circularly permuted type 2 ATP-grasp protein; this translates as MPTQSTLPFDSSASDDEARAPLRTLPVRAGHWDELQTAEGALREPWRQFFGLLGKPGVAGFDSAAASVERQVRENDITYNVYADAGGPRPWSLDVLPFIIDEAEWAQIERGAAQRARLLNEIVADIYGPQTLLARGLLPPALVFGHPGYLRAVKGFVPPEGQYLQIVALDLARSPEGQWTVVSHRTEAPSGLGYLLENRLIVSSLFAEPFRTMRVHRLAPSYSQLVATLAAAARAIMSADERSMSGASAHIVLLTPGPFSETYFEHVFLARYLGLTLVEGKDLTVRDDMLYLKTLDGLERVHAVLRRLDDTFCDPVELRADSTIGVPGLLQVMRAGNVMVSNVPGAGFVESPALHGFMPGIARALLGEDLALPGIATWWCGEDAAWQDALAQVPEALLVPTWPGGANASAAPTVPGLAAGLQTLADWRERIEQLPDAFTVQQPLRYSYTPRYENGAGMLGARPAVLRVYAIADQECGWRVLPGGFTRLAAEHQESVSMQMGGSSVDTWVLSSQPGSTFTLLPSPIKPGELHRERRRVPSRSAENLFWAGRYGERAENGVRLCRLILGSLEGSDAEELFGTFIELAAANGLVSATGHEARRSLDDFERALVANLHENAGATGIGRTLASQAYACGEIRGRLSNDHWRTVLASRNDFRDALHALSLVPAAARNGTTLEFRRPTPYDRIALMGALDTLATQLSAISGCQGDRMTRDEAWRLLFAGRHIERVATLATMLRIAAHERTLATPAGFDVLLQLFDSTLTYRSLYPGRLEVPALLDVIVTDPTNPRGLYGVYARLRARLDEIAQASRGPRREPFASQLASVEALPTLEVLCEPGEDGRYPALTALCDSFAERMAAMSNEISARWFSHAVPLAAQVWS
- a CDS encoding circularly permuted type 2 ATP-grasp protein, with the translated sequence MTQTFFNEMFEYGEFDVRGLSATAFAQAGEPRAHYREFFAWMRSQSEQQMLKKRAEADAIFRRVGITFAVYGEKDVTGAGTERTIPFDVIPRIFQRQEWNTLERGLRQRVNALNRFIRDIYHEQEIVKRGIVPADQILRNAQYRPEMQGVNVAHDIYAHIAGIDIVRAGEGEFYVLEDNLRVPSGVSYMLENRKMMMRLFPDLFVRNRVAPVAHYPDLLLDTLRAAAPSGTDNPTVVLLTPGMYNSAYFEHAFLAQQMGVELVEGQDLFVENDHLYMRTTQGPQRVDVIYRRVDDDFLDPHVFRSDSTLGAAGLMNVYRKGNVTLCNAVGTGVADDKSIYPYVPDMVRFYLGEEPLLKNVPTWMCRKADDLQYVLDHLPELVVKETHGAGGYGMLIGPAATRAEIEEFRAVLVANPEKYIAQPTLSLSTCPTWVEAGVAPRHIDLRPFVLSGKEVRMVPGGLTRVALREGSLVVNSSQGGGTKDTWVLER